Proteins encoded within one genomic window of Lysinibacillus louembei:
- a CDS encoding globin domain-containing protein, which yields MNRKYTIPYEELGAEKLAELIHAFYARVAKHPKLIPIFPEDLTETARKQIQFQTQYLGGPNLYTEEHGHPMMRARHMPFKITPDRAQAWLECMAEAMDEVGLDGKFREVYYQRLVLTAHHMVNSPNEEEETE from the coding sequence ATGAATCGAAAATACACGATTCCTTACGAGGAACTTGGTGCTGAAAAGCTAGCTGAGCTAATTCATGCTTTTTATGCTCGCGTAGCAAAACATCCAAAGCTTATCCCGATTTTTCCAGAGGATTTAACTGAAACAGCTCGCAAACAAATCCAATTTCAAACACAGTACTTAGGTGGACCTAATTTATATACCGAGGAACATGGTCATCCAATGATGCGTGCTAGACATATGCCTTTTAAAATCACACCAGATCGGGCACAGGCATGGCTTGAATGTATGGCAGAGGCAATGGATGAAGTAGGCTTGGACGGAAAATTCCGTGAAGTTTATTATCAACGTCTTGTGCTCACTGCTCATCATATGGTCAATTCACCAAACGAAGAGGAGGAAACGGAGTGA
- a CDS encoding EcsC family protein: MENKAQLQQYLQDIGKWEKDQQGLWFWEKLGRLPFVLLDKLTPSFMQKKIALLMDELGSYIQSGGKYLINEQAMVAKVRHYSSHWEIHDVQDIGQISVQYMIELSEQLQQERVKFATLQGASTGVGGIFTLAIDIPLILGTALKTLQEIAIIHGYNPNDKMERIFIIKCLQFASSDIVGKQAILQDISSMHDSEHTSDTMIAQLQGWQEVFSTYRDQFGWKKLFQMIPIVGIVFGAYANKGMIQDIAETGSMLYRKRRIYEKLKETE; the protein is encoded by the coding sequence ATGGAAAATAAAGCGCAATTACAGCAATATTTACAGGATATTGGAAAGTGGGAGAAGGATCAGCAAGGGCTGTGGTTTTGGGAAAAGCTAGGGAGATTGCCTTTTGTATTGCTTGATAAGCTAACCCCTTCCTTTATGCAGAAGAAGATTGCTTTATTAATGGATGAATTAGGGAGCTATATTCAATCTGGTGGTAAATATTTGATTAATGAACAAGCTATGGTGGCAAAAGTCAGACATTATTCCTCTCATTGGGAGATTCATGATGTACAGGATATTGGACAGATTTCCGTACAGTATATGATAGAACTAAGTGAGCAATTGCAACAAGAGCGTGTAAAATTCGCTACTCTGCAAGGGGCTTCTACAGGTGTTGGAGGTATTTTTACATTAGCGATTGATATCCCACTTATTTTAGGTACGGCATTGAAAACGTTGCAGGAAATTGCCATCATTCATGGCTATAATCCAAACGATAAAATGGAGCGTATCTTTATTATTAAATGCTTACAGTTTGCAAGCTCTGATATTGTTGGGAAACAAGCTATTTTACAAGATATTTCCTCAATGCATGATAGCGAGCATACATCTGATACGATGATTGCACAGCTGCAAGGCTGGCAGGAAGTATTCAGCACATATCGCGATCAATTTGGCTGGAAAAAGCTATTCCAAATGATACCGATTGTCGGGATTGTCTTTGGGGCATATGCCAATAAAGGGATGATTCAAGACATTGCAGAAACGGGAAGTATGCTATATAGAAAAAGAAGAATTTATGAGAAATTGAAAGAAACAGAATGA
- a CDS encoding CYTH domain-containing protein has protein sequence MSHGIEIEFKNMLSKTKYDELLTAFDIQEEEVVRQENHYFDTADFQLKAIESGLRIRILPNKIECTLKEKSSDHTHIETTDLLTEEQVQHILQGGQWTAPTVVARLQERGIATEQLALFGTLATERAEIPYEGGLLVLDHSFYLQQDDYEVEYEATDEIVGRTIFQQFLTHYNIPIAHADKKIARFAAALQREERNDGY, from the coding sequence ATGAGTCATGGAATTGAAATCGAATTTAAAAATATGCTGTCGAAAACAAAATACGACGAATTGCTAACAGCATTCGACATTCAAGAGGAAGAAGTCGTTCGGCAGGAAAATCATTATTTCGACACAGCCGATTTTCAATTAAAGGCAATCGAAAGTGGATTGAGGATCCGTATATTACCAAATAAAATCGAATGTACATTGAAGGAAAAATCAAGCGACCATACACATATTGAAACAACGGACCTTTTAACAGAGGAACAGGTGCAACATATTTTGCAAGGAGGGCAATGGACAGCGCCAACTGTTGTTGCAAGATTACAAGAACGAGGCATTGCTACAGAGCAGCTTGCGCTATTCGGTACACTTGCTACAGAGCGTGCAGAAATTCCTTATGAGGGAGGATTGCTTGTGCTCGATCATTCTTTTTATTTGCAGCAAGATGATTATGAGGTAGAATATGAAGCAACAGATGAAATAGTTGGACGTACTATTTTCCAACAATTTTTGACTCATTACAATATTCCAATTGCACATGCAGATAAAAAAATTGCCCGTTTTGCGGCAGCACTACAGAGGGAGGAGCGTAACGATGGATATTAA
- a CDS encoding GTP pyrophosphokinase has protein sequence MGQWDVFLSPYKQAVEELKIKLKGMRSQFNIVGANSPIEFVTGRVKPLASIYDKSLEKGITFEPSQQLANELQDIAGLRIMCQFVDDIATVTELIRQREDFTIVEEKDYITHSKPSGYRSHHMIVEYPVETIHGQKVVLAEIQIRTLAMNFWASIEHSLNYKYKGAFPEEIQARLQSAAEAAFRLDEEMSQIRNEIQEAQVYFNEVKEAPSVKLHAEKDKGVSS, from the coding sequence ATGGGTCAGTGGGATGTTTTTTTGAGCCCTTATAAGCAAGCAGTAGAGGAGCTAAAAATAAAATTAAAAGGCATGCGCTCACAGTTTAATATTGTTGGAGCGAATTCACCAATTGAATTTGTCACAGGCAGAGTGAAGCCTTTAGCGAGTATTTATGATAAATCTTTAGAAAAAGGGATTACATTTGAACCTTCTCAACAATTAGCCAACGAGCTACAAGATATCGCAGGACTGCGAATTATGTGTCAATTTGTCGATGATATTGCGACAGTAACCGAACTGATTCGGCAGCGTGAGGATTTTACGATTGTCGAGGAAAAGGACTATATTACGCATAGTAAACCGAGTGGCTATCGCTCGCATCATATGATTGTCGAATACCCTGTAGAAACAATTCATGGTCAAAAGGTGGTGCTAGCGGAAATTCAAATTCGAACGCTAGCAATGAACTTTTGGGCCTCTATTGAGCACTCATTAAACTATAAATATAAAGGTGCCTTTCCAGAAGAAATTCAGGCTCGTTTGCAAAGTGCAGCTGAAGCAGCGTTTCGCTTAGATGAGGAAATGTCGCAAATACGCAATGAAATTCAAGAAGCACAAGTATACTTCAACGAAGTAAAGGAAGCACCAAGCGTCAAATTACATGCTGAAAAAGATAAGGGGGTAAGCTCATGA
- a CDS encoding RluA family pseudouridine synthase: MTRLFQMNNPFTLQFEVQQDMLLREAVALCGISKRALTAIKFDGGKIFVNSIERNVRHRVVRGDIVTIVFPQEEASEGLIPQQGHLTIVYEDEALLVIDKPAYMSTIPSREHPDNSVANFVLGYFQAQGLASTVHIVTRLDRDTSGLLCIAKNRHIHHLMSAAQQQGDVHRQYEAIVYGQATNQSIIEPIGRKETSIIERQVRQDGQFAHTDVEVIKYGRLNDCIMSHIRLTLHTGRTHQIRVHMAYVGHPLVGDELYGGDKEIINRQALHCVSLTLRHPLTKEILSFSSELPEELASLL, encoded by the coding sequence ATGACTCGTTTATTTCAAATGAATAATCCATTTACATTACAGTTTGAAGTACAGCAGGACATGCTGTTACGTGAGGCGGTTGCATTATGTGGAATTTCGAAGCGGGCGTTAACAGCGATTAAATTTGATGGTGGCAAAATTTTTGTTAATAGTATAGAGCGTAATGTACGTCATCGAGTTGTCAGGGGAGATATTGTAACAATTGTCTTCCCGCAAGAGGAAGCAAGTGAGGGACTCATTCCACAACAAGGACATTTAACAATTGTGTACGAGGACGAGGCACTTCTGGTCATTGATAAGCCAGCTTATATGAGTACAATTCCTTCACGCGAGCATCCAGATAATAGTGTAGCGAATTTTGTTCTCGGTTATTTTCAAGCGCAAGGGCTTGCTTCAACTGTCCATATTGTGACACGACTTGATCGTGATACATCTGGCTTGCTTTGTATCGCTAAAAATCGACATATCCATCATTTAATGAGTGCGGCACAGCAGCAAGGTGATGTACATCGGCAATATGAGGCAATCGTTTATGGGCAAGCAACAAATCAGTCGATTATTGAGCCGATTGGGCGAAAAGAGACGAGCATTATTGAACGACAAGTGCGACAGGACGGACAATTTGCACATACAGATGTTGAAGTGATAAAATACGGTAGGTTAAATGATTGCATCATGTCACATATTCGCTTAACATTGCACACAGGTCGTACACATCAAATACGAGTACATATGGCATATGTAGGTCATCCACTTGTAGGCGATGAGCTTTATGGCGGCGATAAGGAGATAATCAATCGTCAAGCATTGCATTGTGTTTCCTTAACGCTTCGGCACCCTTTAACGAAGGAAATATTATCTTTCAGTAGCGAATTACCAGAGGAATTGGCTAGCTTATTATGA
- a CDS encoding DsbA family protein: MNNIQMIPQSTASLPTIKPVELYIFIDPLCPNSFAMQSMLRKLQLEYEHYFSWRYVLSTELTSLNCLSNRIKGCLSGDELDITHPALPSIAIKAAELQGKRAGSRYLSKLQEHAALQTKNILSHVALTEIAAEVQLDMNEFTIDFGSKEAAHAFQCDLYITREMEVHEVPSIVFFNEHVEDEGLKVSGLYDYEVYEHILGEMIQGQLVRQPLPTLDELFIRFQTLTTTEVASIYQIAEPVAERELKKRMLQQKVERLMTDDIALWRLKGNIV, from the coding sequence GTGAATAATATTCAGATGATACCACAGTCTACTGCCTCCTTACCGACAATTAAACCAGTAGAGCTGTACATTTTCATCGACCCATTATGTCCAAACTCCTTTGCTATGCAGTCCATGCTACGTAAGCTGCAATTGGAATACGAGCATTATTTTTCTTGGCGCTATGTTTTAAGCACTGAACTAACATCATTAAATTGCTTAAGCAATCGCATTAAAGGTTGTTTGTCCGGTGACGAGCTAGATATTACCCATCCAGCATTGCCCTCTATCGCTATCAAAGCGGCTGAATTACAGGGCAAGCGCGCTGGCTCACGTTATTTATCAAAGCTGCAGGAGCATGCAGCACTACAAACTAAAAATATACTTTCACATGTCGCATTGACAGAAATTGCAGCTGAAGTGCAATTGGACATGAATGAATTTACAATTGATTTCGGCTCAAAGGAAGCAGCACATGCCTTCCAATGCGATTTATACATTACGCGTGAAATGGAAGTTCACGAAGTACCTAGCATTGTCTTTTTTAATGAACATGTTGAAGACGAAGGGTTAAAAGTAAGTGGTTTATATGACTATGAGGTGTATGAACATATTTTAGGAGAAATGATTCAAGGTCAGTTAGTACGTCAACCTCTTCCAACATTAGATGAATTATTTATTCGTTTCCAAACGCTCACGACAACTGAAGTTGCATCAATATATCAAATTGCTGAGCCAGTGGCCGAACGAGAATTAAAAAAGCGAATGCTCCAACAAAAAGTGGAACGACTAATGACAGACGACATCGCATTATGGCGTCTTAAAGGAAATATCGTTTAA
- a CDS encoding UPF0738 family protein encodes MNVRKVYTIQNFEQIHNDIYFSLHDSEQVVQIQPIGQVIVDSDNMAFIYIVEEDGAYSYLSFPQTVWAALLQVVEKKCDPFLSPDIALPNFAEELEYLLWNIQDNENYGKEFVEAVGEQFAAIYLD; translated from the coding sequence ATGAACGTGCGTAAAGTATATACAATTCAAAACTTTGAACAAATACATAATGATATTTATTTTAGTTTACACGATAGTGAGCAGGTGGTTCAAATTCAACCGATAGGACAAGTTATCGTGGATTCAGATAATATGGCATTCATTTATATCGTGGAGGAAGATGGTGCGTATAGTTATTTGAGTTTCCCTCAAACGGTATGGGCAGCATTATTGCAAGTTGTGGAGAAAAAATGTGATCCATTTTTATCACCTGATATAGCACTCCCTAACTTTGCAGAGGAACTTGAGTATTTATTGTGGAATATTCAAGATAATGAAAACTACGGTAAAGAATTTGTTGAAGCTGTAGGTGAGCAATTTGCAGCAATTTACCTTGATTAA
- a CDS encoding competence protein CoiA yields the protein MLVAHTEHGKLITITLETCLNRLQQLRQTTTFYCPQCKQPVQLKIGRVKIPHFAHYKLSACDALFSEGESPMHLLGKQQLYSFFQKRVEHVVLESYLSELQQRPDLFVIHQQQRYAIEFQCSVIPFEQFSERTAGYEKQGIIPLWIVKTPNKIPTFGIRKITVSQFYQHFFKRYKNELYLITYDIASSRFIYFSNLQYVHGRTWLANVQPLLLEKQCFPFFVPRSLTEVQFKELLNLYNVQRSRFFRTKVFFNRKGLNDLFLRGLYEQRLTYEQLPNYIGIPIRGGEAISLFSAEWQSHLFYFLCIFGSKISQLDEAKIWAFLRWARLPQTRKAFFVVERYIAFLCMIGVETIANKIEDTTIFHHLVSELIAFSEKN from the coding sequence GTGTTAGTTGCTCACACTGAACATGGAAAACTCATTACTATTACTCTAGAAACATGTTTAAACAGACTACAGCAATTACGTCAAACAACTACGTTTTATTGTCCACAATGTAAACAGCCCGTACAATTAAAAATTGGACGAGTTAAAATTCCCCATTTTGCCCACTACAAATTAAGTGCTTGTGATGCATTATTCTCTGAGGGTGAGTCACCTATGCATTTATTAGGAAAGCAGCAGCTATATTCCTTTTTTCAAAAGCGAGTAGAACATGTAGTTTTAGAAAGCTATTTATCTGAGCTACAGCAAAGACCCGATTTATTTGTCATACATCAACAGCAGCGTTATGCGATTGAATTTCAGTGTAGCGTAATACCGTTTGAGCAATTTAGCGAACGAACCGCAGGCTATGAAAAGCAAGGCATTATTCCACTTTGGATTGTGAAAACTCCGAATAAAATTCCCACATTTGGCATAAGAAAAATAACAGTAAGCCAATTTTACCAACATTTTTTTAAACGATATAAAAATGAGCTTTATTTAATCACATATGACATAGCATCTAGCCGCTTTATTTATTTTAGCAATTTGCAATATGTGCATGGGCGCACATGGCTTGCCAATGTTCAGCCTTTGCTGTTAGAGAAGCAATGCTTTCCATTTTTTGTACCAAGATCATTAACGGAGGTGCAATTCAAAGAGTTATTAAATTTATACAATGTGCAACGCAGCCGCTTTTTTCGAACAAAAGTTTTCTTTAATCGAAAGGGCTTGAACGATTTATTTTTGCGTGGACTTTATGAACAGCGTCTTACTTATGAGCAGCTGCCAAATTATATTGGTATACCGATTCGCGGAGGAGAGGCAATCTCTCTATTTAGCGCAGAATGGCAAAGCCATTTATTTTATTTTCTCTGCATTTTTGGTAGCAAAATTTCGCAGTTGGACGAAGCGAAAATATGGGCTTTTTTAAGATGGGCTAGGCTGCCACAGACGAGGAAGGCATTTTTTGTTGTTGAGCGTTATATCGCTTTTTTGTGTATGATAGGTGTTGAAACGATTGCTAATAAAATTGAAGATACGACGATATTTCATCATTTAGTTAGCGAATTGATTGCATTTTCAGAAAAGAATTGA
- the spxA gene encoding transcriptional regulator SpxA has product MKVTLFTSPSCTSCRKAKAWLEEHDIPYTERNIFSEPLTISEIKEILRMTEDGTDEIISTRSKIFQKLNVDVENLPLQRLYELIQEYPGLLRRPIILDEKRLQVGYNEDEIRRFLPRGVRAFQLQEAQRMVD; this is encoded by the coding sequence ATGAAAGTTACTTTATTTACATCACCAAGCTGTACATCTTGTCGTAAAGCAAAGGCATGGCTTGAAGAACATGATATACCTTATACAGAGCGCAATATCTTTTCAGAGCCATTAACAATAAGTGAAATTAAAGAAATTTTACGTATGACAGAAGATGGAACAGATGAAATTATTTCAACTAGATCGAAAATATTCCAAAAGTTGAATGTAGATGTGGAAAACTTGCCTTTACAACGTTTGTACGAGCTTATTCAAGAATATCCAGGCTTATTGCGTCGCCCAATTATTTTAGACGAGAAACGTTTACAAGTTGGGTATAATGAAGATGAAATTCGACGTTTTTTACCACGTGGTGTCCGTGCATTCCAATTGCAGGAAGCACAACGAATGGTTGATTAA
- a CDS encoding lytic transglycosylase domain-containing protein, translating to MDIKAMKILMEIQAMQSVGNTTLNNSNNTLFNEMLGDILQAQQPTGLTAELGSEFSLSQTSGLIGPQTKYLDAFLYEGAIASSPLEQYVKDYTGQEAYNELLAGASRYKETIAKAAATYNLPEKLIAAVMKQESNFNPEVVSTAGAVGLMQLMPGTSKYLGVQNPTDAEQNIMGGAKYLRQMLNQFGQNLETALAAYNAGPGNVKKYDGIPPFKETQNYVQKVLNYYNA from the coding sequence ATGGATATTAAAGCAATGAAAATATTAATGGAAATCCAAGCAATGCAATCCGTTGGAAATACAACATTGAATAACTCAAATAACACGTTGTTTAATGAAATGCTTGGCGATATTTTGCAAGCACAGCAACCAACGGGGTTAACAGCGGAGCTAGGTAGCGAGTTTTCATTAAGTCAAACTAGTGGACTAATAGGACCACAGACAAAGTATTTGGATGCTTTTTTATATGAAGGGGCCATTGCAAGCTCACCACTGGAGCAATACGTTAAAGATTATACAGGACAAGAGGCTTACAATGAGCTATTAGCAGGTGCTAGTCGTTATAAAGAGACAATCGCTAAAGCAGCTGCAACGTATAATTTACCTGAAAAATTAATTGCTGCAGTAATGAAACAAGAATCGAATTTCAATCCAGAGGTAGTTAGCACAGCGGGTGCAGTCGGCTTAATGCAGTTAATGCCCGGTACATCCAAATACTTAGGTGTACAAAACCCGACTGATGCTGAGCAAAATATAATGGGCGGTGCAAAATATTTACGCCAAATGTTAAACCAATTCGGTCAAAACCTTGAAACAGCATTAGCAGCCTATAATGCTGGGCCAGGCAACGTCAAAAAGTATGATGGCATTCCACCATTTAAAGAAACACAAAACTATGTACAAAAAGTTTTAAATTATTACAATGCTTAA
- the pepF gene encoding oligoendopeptidase F → MAKQVLTREEVPVELTWDLTSIYPTDEAWEQEFTAIQSLLEQAGEYKGKVATGAQGLFDTLQYSDLVSERFSKLYVYSHLKHDQDTANGTYQAMDSRVKSLGAKLSAALSFITPEILALDEATIAAYVAEHDGLKLYEQSLKELNLGRPHILSAEKEELLAQLSEVSNASGETFGALNNADIEFPKVKNDDGEEVPLTHGSYISFLESDNREVREGAFKAMYGTYGKFRNTFASTLAGNVKSQNANAKVRNYESARHAAMSNNFIPEKVYDQLISTIHEHLPVLHRYVELRKKVLGLDELHMYDLFTPLVKEAKIEMPYDKAKELMVKSFAPLGTEYQEIVQKGLDSRWVDVLENKGKRSGAYSSGTYGTNPYVLMNWQNNVDNLFTLAHEFGHSLHSYYSRANQPYPYSSYSIFVAEVASTCNEELLFDYLLNTLEDPQQKIYLLNHWLDGFRGTVFRQTMFAEFEHIIHEMDRNGEALTAEKLTEVYYNLNKQYFGDAMVVDEEIGLEWARIPHFYYNYYVYQYATGQSAATALSKQILEEGQPAVERYINNFLKAGCSNFPIEVLKAAGVDMESPSPIAEACKVFEEKLNELEKLLLEK, encoded by the coding sequence ATGGCAAAACAAGTGTTAACACGTGAAGAGGTTCCTGTAGAGTTAACTTGGGATTTAACATCTATTTACCCAACAGACGAAGCATGGGAACAGGAATTTACAGCGATTCAAAGCTTATTAGAGCAAGCTGGAGAATATAAAGGAAAAGTGGCAACAGGTGCTCAAGGGCTATTTGATACGCTACAATATAGCGATTTAGTAAGTGAGCGTTTTAGCAAGCTATACGTATACAGTCACTTAAAGCATGATCAAGACACGGCGAATGGCACGTATCAAGCGATGGATAGCCGAGTGAAATCACTTGGTGCAAAATTGAGTGCGGCATTATCATTCATTACACCGGAAATTTTAGCATTGGATGAAGCGACAATTGCTGCATATGTAGCAGAGCATGATGGCTTAAAATTATATGAGCAAAGCTTAAAAGAATTAAATTTAGGTCGCCCACATATTTTATCTGCTGAAAAGGAAGAGCTACTTGCACAATTGTCTGAAGTTTCAAACGCGTCTGGTGAAACATTCGGCGCATTAAATAACGCAGATATTGAATTCCCTAAAGTGAAAAATGATGATGGGGAAGAAGTGCCATTAACGCACGGCTCGTATATTTCATTTTTAGAGAGTGATAATCGAGAAGTACGTGAAGGTGCATTTAAAGCAATGTATGGCACATACGGCAAATTCCGCAACACATTTGCATCGACATTGGCTGGTAATGTGAAGTCACAAAATGCCAATGCCAAAGTGCGTAATTATGAATCAGCACGCCATGCTGCAATGAGCAATAACTTCATTCCGGAAAAAGTATATGACCAATTAATTTCAACAATTCATGAGCATTTACCAGTGCTGCATCGTTATGTGGAACTGCGCAAAAAAGTGCTAGGTTTAGATGAATTGCATATGTATGACTTATTCACACCGCTTGTTAAAGAAGCCAAAATAGAAATGCCATACGATAAAGCAAAAGAGCTTATGGTGAAAAGCTTTGCGCCGCTTGGTACAGAATATCAAGAAATCGTACAAAAAGGTTTAGATAGTCGTTGGGTAGATGTTCTTGAAAACAAAGGCAAACGTAGTGGTGCCTATTCATCAGGCACATATGGCACAAACCCTTACGTTTTAATGAACTGGCAAAACAATGTGGATAATTTATTTACATTAGCACATGAATTTGGTCATAGCTTACATAGCTATTATTCACGTGCAAATCAGCCATATCCATATTCAAGCTATTCAATTTTCGTAGCTGAGGTTGCATCAACATGTAACGAGGAACTATTATTCGATTATTTATTAAACACGCTAGAAGATCCACAGCAAAAAATTTATTTATTAAATCACTGGTTAGATGGATTCCGCGGTACAGTATTCCGTCAAACAATGTTTGCTGAGTTTGAGCATATTATTCACGAAATGGACCGCAATGGTGAAGCTTTAACAGCAGAAAAGTTAACAGAGGTTTATTATAACTTAAATAAACAATACTTTGGTGATGCGATGGTAGTAGACGAGGAAATCGGCTTAGAGTGGGCACGTATTCCACATTTCTACTATAACTACTATGTATATCAATATGCAACAGGCCAAAGTGCAGCAACAGCGTTAAGCAAGCAAATTTTAGAGGAAGGTCAGCCAGCAGTTGAGCGCTATATCAATAACTTCTTAAAAGCAGGCTGCTCAAATTTCCCAATCGAAGTACTAAAAGCAGCGGGCGTTGATATGGAATCACCATCTCCAATTGCAGAAGCATGTAAAGTGTTTGAAGAAAAATTAAATGAGTTAGAGAAATTGCTTTTAGAGAAGTAA
- a CDS encoding NAD kinase: MTSFAIQSRRDAQSNELMELATSYLQDFGLTLDEEEPDIVLSIGGDGTLLHAFHRYTHRLDKVAFVGIHTGHLGFYADWKPSELEKLVLSIAKKEFNVVEYPLLKVNVHRHHSETSHYLALNEATIKSPDVTLVMDVELNGTQFERFRGDGLCVSTPSGSTAYNKALGGAIIHPTLPAFQLTEMASINNRVFRTVGSSLVFPAHHTCVLKPVNDQRFTITVDHIQLTEADVKSIAFNVAQERVRFARFRPFPFWERVHDSFISNE; the protein is encoded by the coding sequence ATGACATCATTTGCAATTCAATCACGCCGTGACGCACAATCTAATGAATTGATGGAGCTCGCAACATCATATTTACAAGACTTTGGGTTAACGCTAGATGAGGAAGAACCAGATATTGTATTGTCTATCGGTGGAGATGGAACACTTCTACATGCATTCCATCGCTATACACATCGATTAGATAAGGTAGCATTTGTTGGTATTCATACAGGTCATCTAGGCTTTTATGCCGATTGGAAACCATCTGAACTAGAGAAGCTTGTACTATCGATAGCGAAAAAGGAATTTAATGTTGTTGAATACCCGTTGTTGAAAGTGAATGTTCACCGCCATCATTCAGAGACGAGCCATTATTTAGCTTTGAATGAAGCAACAATTAAATCACCAGACGTTACGCTCGTTATGGATGTTGAATTAAATGGTACTCAATTTGAACGCTTCCGCGGTGACGGTTTATGCGTATCTACACCATCTGGTAGTACAGCATACAATAAAGCATTGGGCGGAGCTATTATCCATCCAACATTACCAGCCTTTCAATTGACAGAAATGGCATCTATTAACAATAGGGTGTTTCGTACAGTAGGCTCCTCACTTGTGTTTCCAGCGCATCATACATGCGTGTTAAAGCCAGTGAATGATCAGCGTTTTACGATTACTGTTGATCATATTCAATTGACAGAAGCCGATGTTAAATCAATTGCATTTAATGTTGCGCAAGAACGTGTGCGTTTTGCAAGATTCCGTCCATTCCCATTTTGGGAGCGTGTGCATGACTCGTTTATTTCAAATGAATAA
- the mecA gene encoding adaptor protein MecA, which yields MDIERINDNTLKLFITYRDIEDRGYSREEIWYNRSKGEELFWDVMAEVNTDDYFDLEGPIWIHVNASEQGLEVIVTRANMSNDGESLTNSFEDNQDIAAQLREMEETLLETMENEDNEESTNLVSARYKFKDIDELIPVAKRLVTYGAASSLYKLDNEYYLSVDFSEMADTYERRNAIAILREYLQPTKLTIHRIEEYGQPIMPEDCFETVIQYFA from the coding sequence ATGGACATCGAACGCATCAATGACAATACATTAAAGCTGTTCATTACGTATAGAGATATTGAGGACAGAGGTTATAGCCGAGAAGAAATTTGGTATAACCGTTCCAAAGGTGAAGAGCTATTTTGGGATGTCATGGCTGAAGTCAATACAGACGATTATTTTGATTTAGAAGGGCCGATTTGGATCCATGTGAATGCATCGGAGCAAGGGCTTGAAGTCATTGTTACACGTGCAAACATGAGCAATGATGGTGAAAGCTTAACAAATAGCTTTGAGGACAATCAAGATATCGCAGCACAGTTACGCGAAATGGAAGAAACTCTTTTAGAAACAATGGAAAACGAAGATAATGAGGAAAGCACAAATTTAGTAAGTGCTCGCTATAAATTTAAAGATATTGATGAATTAATACCAGTCGCTAAGCGTCTAGTGACATATGGAGCGGCATCATCACTATATAAATTAGATAATGAATATTATTTATCAGTCGATTTTTCAGAAATGGCAGATACTTATGAGCGTCGCAATGCGATTGCAATTTTGAGGGAGTATTTACAGCCAACAAAATTAACAATTCATCGCATTGAGGAGTACGGTCAGCCGATTATGCCAGAGGATTGTTTCGAAACAGTCATTCAATATTTCGCATAA